From Quercus lobata isolate SW786 chromosome 1, ValleyOak3.0 Primary Assembly, whole genome shotgun sequence, one genomic window encodes:
- the LOC115982798 gene encoding uncharacterized protein LOC115982798 isoform X2, with product MAVYCATASSIKFPNFLLPRKQWLQLHTHQHRYNHYSSQLQFQLSGTGTGRSRTTHHNHKCFSQKQKQTESESTTQQEENEEFKFERLFSNLNQATLKREPGSLTSAIFLVAGTTVGAGILAIPAVTQESGFLASAVTCILCWAFMVMTGLLVAEVNVNTMRELGSGGVSLVSMAMRTLGTAGVQIACWSYIFIHYALLVAYVARSSDILTNFLGIPLWESATLFSLIFGCICYFGSQRFVGAINGVLVSGIIISFAALVAVASGDLQWDALLKANFKAVPMILAFHIYFFQNVVPVICADLEGNLSKVRTAIVLGTAIPLVLFLVWNAVILGSITNNAMGSGNSMDPLQQLQSTDGVVGPIIQVFSLLAIATSYIGFVLGLADFLADLLKLPTGASRPLPYLLTLIPPLALSLLDPEIFFKALDFAGTYGVLVLFGVLPAAMSWSERYSNSSPSMKLPQLVPGGRVTLSLIIGGAGCVVLSEILENFGHP from the exons ATGGCAGTGTATTGTGCTACTGCTAGTAGTATCAAGTTTCCAAACTTTCTGCTGCCAAGAAAACAATGGTTGCAGCTGCACACTCACCAACACCGCTATAATCATTATTCCTCTCAACTTCAATTCCAATTGTCTGGCACTGGCACTGGCAGGTCAAGAACAACACATCACAATCACAAATGCTTCTCCCAGAAGCAGAAGCAAACCGAGTCCGAGTCCACCACCCAACAAGAAGAGAATGAAGAATTTAAGTTTGAGCGCCTCTTCTCCAACCTCAACCAAGCTACATTGAAGAGAGAACCTG GAAGTCTAACTAGTGCAATTTTCCTGGTTGCGGGTACCACG GTGGGTGCGGGAATCCTTGCAATCCCTGCTGTGACACAAGAATCTGGATTTCTAGCCTCTGCAGTTACATGCATCCTTTGTTGGGCTTTTATG GTTATGACGGGGCTGCTTGTTGCTGAAGTAAATGTCAACACTATGCGTGAGCTGGGTTCTGGTGGTGTATCATTA GTATCAATGGCCATGAGAACTCTGGGGACAGCAGGAGTTCAAATTGCTTG TTGGTCTTACATCTTTATACATTATGCCCTTCTTGTGGCCTATGTGGCTCGTTCCTCAGATATTTTGACAAACTTTCTCGGCATTCCATT ATGGGAAAGTGCAACTTtgttttcattgatttttggATGCATATGCTACTTCGGAAG CCAGCGCTTTGTTGGTGCCATTAATGGAGTTCTTGTATCTGGAATCATCATTTCTTTTGCAGCTCTTGTG GCTGTTGCAAGTGGAGACCTGCAGTGGGATGCACTTCTGAAAGCCAACTTTAAAGCGGTTCCTATGA TTTTGGCGTTTCatatctatttttttcagaatgtAGTACCTGTTATTTGTGCGGATCTTGAAGGAAACCTGTCAAAAGTAAG GACTGCCATAGTTCTAGGCACAGCAATACCGCTTGTTTTATTTCTTGTCTGGAATGCTGTTATTCTGGGAAGCATTACAAATAATGCCATGGGCTCAGGTAATAGCATGGACCCATTACAGCAACTGCAATCTACCGATGGAGTTGTTGGG CCTATTATTCAAGTGTTCTCACTTCTTGCAATTGCTACATCATATATTGGATTTGTTTTGGGTCTGGCTGACTTTCTTGCAGACT TGCTGAAACTCCCAACGGGAGCGAGCCGGCCTCTACCATATCTCTTGACTTTGATTCCTCCACTGGCACTATCTTTGCTGGACCcggaaatatttttcaaagccTTGGATTTTGCTGGAACATATGGAG TATTGGTACTGTTTGGAGTTCTCCCTGCAGCAATGTCCTGGTCAGAAAGGTACTCAAATTCATCCCCATCTATGAAACTGCCACAACTGGTTCCAGGAGGAAGGGTAACTCTTTCACTCATCATTGGAGGGGCAGGATGTGTTGTTTTGTCAGAAATACTTGAGAACTTTGGGCACCCCTAG
- the LOC115982798 gene encoding uncharacterized protein LOC115982798 isoform X1 — MAVYCATASSIKFPNFLLPRKQWLQLHTHQHRYNHYSSQLQFQLSGTGTGRSRTTHHNHKCFSQKQKQTESESTTQQEENEEFKFERLFSNLNQATLKREPGSLTSAIFLVAGTTVGAGILAIPAVTQESGFLASAVTCILCWAFMVMTGLLVAEVNVNTMRELGSGGVSLVSMAMRTLGTAGVQIACWSYIFIHYALLVAYVARSSDILTNFLGIPLWESATLFSLIFGCICYFGSQRFVGAINGVLVSGIIISFAALVAVASGDLQWDALLKANFKAVPMSIPIITLSFVYQNVVPVICADLEGNLSKVRTAIVLGTAIPLVLFLVWNAVILGSITNNAMGSGNSMDPLQQLQSTDGVVGPIIQVFSLLAIATSYIGFVLGLADFLADLLKLPTGASRPLPYLLTLIPPLALSLLDPEIFFKALDFAGTYGVLVLFGVLPAAMSWSERYSNSSPSMKLPQLVPGGRVTLSLIIGGAGCVVLSEILENFGHP; from the exons ATGGCAGTGTATTGTGCTACTGCTAGTAGTATCAAGTTTCCAAACTTTCTGCTGCCAAGAAAACAATGGTTGCAGCTGCACACTCACCAACACCGCTATAATCATTATTCCTCTCAACTTCAATTCCAATTGTCTGGCACTGGCACTGGCAGGTCAAGAACAACACATCACAATCACAAATGCTTCTCCCAGAAGCAGAAGCAAACCGAGTCCGAGTCCACCACCCAACAAGAAGAGAATGAAGAATTTAAGTTTGAGCGCCTCTTCTCCAACCTCAACCAAGCTACATTGAAGAGAGAACCTG GAAGTCTAACTAGTGCAATTTTCCTGGTTGCGGGTACCACG GTGGGTGCGGGAATCCTTGCAATCCCTGCTGTGACACAAGAATCTGGATTTCTAGCCTCTGCAGTTACATGCATCCTTTGTTGGGCTTTTATG GTTATGACGGGGCTGCTTGTTGCTGAAGTAAATGTCAACACTATGCGTGAGCTGGGTTCTGGTGGTGTATCATTA GTATCAATGGCCATGAGAACTCTGGGGACAGCAGGAGTTCAAATTGCTTG TTGGTCTTACATCTTTATACATTATGCCCTTCTTGTGGCCTATGTGGCTCGTTCCTCAGATATTTTGACAAACTTTCTCGGCATTCCATT ATGGGAAAGTGCAACTTtgttttcattgatttttggATGCATATGCTACTTCGGAAG CCAGCGCTTTGTTGGTGCCATTAATGGAGTTCTTGTATCTGGAATCATCATTTCTTTTGCAGCTCTTGTG GCTGTTGCAAGTGGAGACCTGCAGTGGGATGCACTTCTGAAAGCCAACTTTAAAGCGGTTCCTATGAGTATACCCATAATTACACTTTCATTTGTTTACCAG aatgtAGTACCTGTTATTTGTGCGGATCTTGAAGGAAACCTGTCAAAAGTAAG GACTGCCATAGTTCTAGGCACAGCAATACCGCTTGTTTTATTTCTTGTCTGGAATGCTGTTATTCTGGGAAGCATTACAAATAATGCCATGGGCTCAGGTAATAGCATGGACCCATTACAGCAACTGCAATCTACCGATGGAGTTGTTGGG CCTATTATTCAAGTGTTCTCACTTCTTGCAATTGCTACATCATATATTGGATTTGTTTTGGGTCTGGCTGACTTTCTTGCAGACT TGCTGAAACTCCCAACGGGAGCGAGCCGGCCTCTACCATATCTCTTGACTTTGATTCCTCCACTGGCACTATCTTTGCTGGACCcggaaatatttttcaaagccTTGGATTTTGCTGGAACATATGGAG TATTGGTACTGTTTGGAGTTCTCCCTGCAGCAATGTCCTGGTCAGAAAGGTACTCAAATTCATCCCCATCTATGAAACTGCCACAACTGGTTCCAGGAGGAAGGGTAACTCTTTCACTCATCATTGGAGGGGCAGGATGTGTTGTTTTGTCAGAAATACTTGAGAACTTTGGGCACCCCTAG
- the LOC115982814 gene encoding uncharacterized protein LOC115982814 translates to MSPASRSKSKDKKASKEPQKPSAKSSVPANAGSGIPASAYNPLLGTFHNLEMSPTSSASPLHTNGRFGNIDETDEHPGGLLVAGVEYDSVSNNGSWSGESEDHKEKSSNLPIRQETIPGADGDKREKIRQKNERKHQRQKERRAQELHERCSGYLMSRKLEALAQQLVIMGFPHERATMALILNEGKVEQSVNWLFEGGEETENHRDQNLAGSNLKIDISEELARITDLETRYKCSKQEVERAVVTCEGDLDKAAETLEAMKEDPPSAPPKPEETGDPPTLTNGKFSVAAGNMRLQMKPNLPTIQQKRDDKDFNYTKAAVMVVGSSEPGNKNVQQLLKRSQPKLDWGKPQQIAMPAEKRWPNGGLNPSASYSLASPLQVSTPPAKTEPRYLAIGNEFKNLQPGTVREPVKMMQRPQPLNTKQIPTTSMSSSPPGTAASWYPTNGVEVMKPNGFLQQIPSTRSLSPNNLSSNQMYHQLQYKQQQQYIPSSNPGDSPVSSRGNGLWSRTGASPTLAAASSLGLFSGLGSTGSSGASSPVDWSTGGSMSHLDYSSIDWTLDRGLSSPGPNGLWLGMPSFTRNNTHIYDSNTSHIYDSNTSGISAQPAMRSVPITNGVSIAGLQDSGVVTSDTSASGSREWSSPFEGKDIFSLSRRFVSSPSL, encoded by the coding sequence ATGTCTCCAGCTTCCAGATCTAAGTCCAAGGACAAAAAGGCCAGCAAGGAACCCCAGAAGCCTTCTGCAAAGTCTTCGGTACCTGCTAATGCAGGTAGTGGTATCCCAGCTAGTGCATACAATCCACTTTTGGGAACATTCCACAACCTTGAAATGTCACCAACATCCTCAGCTTCACCTCTTCACACTAATGGTCGCTTTGGGAACATAGATGAGACAGATGAGCATCCTGGAGGCTTGCTTGTAGCTGGGGTTGAGTATGACTCTGTCTCCAATAATGGTAGCTGGTCTGGCGAGTCAGAAGACCataaagaaaaatcatcaaatcttCCCATCCGGCAAGAAACAATACCAGGTGCTGATGGTGACAAACGAGAGAAAATCCGCCAGAAGAACGAAAGGAAGCATCAGCGTCAAAAGGAGAGGCGAGCTCAGGAATTGCATGAACGTTGCAGTGGCTATCTCATGTCCAGAAAGCTTGAAGCACTTGCTCAACAGCTTGTGATAATGGGATTTCCACACGAGAGGGCAACAATGGCCCTCATATTGAATGAAGGTAAAGTAGAGCAATCAGTAAATTGGCTGTTTGAAGGTGGTGAAGAAACAGAAAATCATAGGGATCAAAACCTTGCTGGGAGTAATCTGAAAATTGACATATCAGAAGAGCTTGCTCGGATTACAGATTTGGAAACAAGGTACAAGTGCTCAAAGCAGGAAGTTGAAAGAGCTGTTGTTACCTGTGAGGGTGATCTTGACAAGGCGGCAGAAACTTTAGAAGCAATGAAGGAAGATCCACCATCCGCTCCACCTAAACCAGAAGAAACTGGTGATCCTCCTACTCTTACTAATGGCAAGTTTTCAGTTGCTGCTGGTAACATGAGACTACAAATGAAACCAAATCTTCCTACAATACAACAGAAAAGAGATGATAAGGATTTCAACTACACAAAAGCTGCAGTTATGGTTGTAGGGTCTTCAGAACCTGGGAACAAAAATGTGCAGCAGCTTTTGAAGAGAAGTCAACCGAAGTTGGATTGGGGAAAACCCCAACAAATTGCGATGCCAGCAGAGAAAAGGTGGCCAAATGGTGGATTAAATCCTTCAGCTTCCTATTCTTTGGCATCGCCATTGCAGGTGTCGACTCCGCCAGCCAAGACAGAACCCCGCTATTTGGCCATTGGAAATGAATTCAAGAATCTTCAGCCTGGAACAGTGAGGGAACCAGTTAAAATGATGCAGCGGCCACAACCTCTCAATACAAAGCAGATTCCAACCACTAGCATGAGCTCATCACCTCCTGGAACAGCTGCCAGTTGGTATCCTACTAATGGTGTCGAAGTTATGAAACCCAATGGCTTTTTGCAGCAAATTCCTAGCACTAGAAGTCTTAGTCCAAACAATCTGAGCTCAAATCAGATGTACCACCAACTTCAATATAAGCAACAGCAACAGTATATTCCCAGCAGTAACCCAGGAGATTCCCCAGTATCCAGCCGAGGGAATGGTTTATGGAGTAGAACAGGTGCATCTCCTACACTTGCCGCTGCTTCATCCCTTGGACTCTTCTCTGGGTTGGGTTCAACTGGCTCTTCAGGGGCATCTTCTCCGGTAGACTGGAGCACTGGTGGCTCAATGTCGCACCTGGATTACTCAAGCATAGATTGGACTTTGGATAGAGGTTTGTCTTCTCCAGGTCCGAATGGGTTGTGGCTAGGGATGCCTTCTTTTACGAGGAACAATACCCACATATATGATTCAAATACTTCCCACATATATGATTCAAATACTTCAGGAATTAGTGCTCAGCCAGCCATGAGATCAGTGCCTATCACAAATGGTGTGTCAATAGCAGGGTTGCAGGACAGTGGAGTGGTCACATCTGATACATCTGCTTCTGGTTCTAGGGAGTGGAGTTCCCCCTTTGAAGGGAAAGATATTTTTAGTTTATCCAGACGGTTTGTTTCTTCTCCGTCTCTGTAA
- the LOC115982841 gene encoding 4-diphosphocytidyl-2-C-methyl-D-erythritol kinase, chloroplastic: MASSHFLCSHHVFLPSYNSFKKSQSHLSLFKPNGSSSFHSNSQFKRIRAMASDSNTPTRRQVEVVYNPEERINKLADEVDKEAPLSRLTLFSPCKVNVFLRITNKREDGFHDLASLFHVISLGDILKFSLSPSKTKDSLSTNVSGVPLDDRNLIIKALNLYRKKTGSEKFFWIHLDKKVPTGAGLGGGSSNAATALWAANQFNGCLATEKELQEWSSEIGSDVPFFFSQGAAYCTGQGEVVQNIPPPVPLDIPMVLIKPQQACSTAEVYKCLRLDQTSKVDPLTLLEKISTNGISQDVCINDLEPPAFEVLPSLRRLKQRVNAASRGQYDAVFMSGSGSTIVGIGSPDPPQFVYDDEEYHDVFLSEANFLTREVNQWYREPASTSASTSPSNFSQSIE, translated from the exons ATGGCTTCCTCTCATTTCCTCTGTAGTCACCATGTCTTCCTCCCTTCTTACAATTCCTTCAAGAAGAGCCAGAGCCATCTCTCTTTATTTAAGCCAAATGGGTCATCTTCTTTTCACTCTAACTCACAGTTCAAAAGGATCAGAGCCATGGCTTCTGATTCAAACACTCCCACAAGAAGACAAGTAGAG GTAGTATATAATCCTGAAGAAAGGATAAACAAGTTAGCAGATGAAGTGGACAAGGAGGCACCCCTTTCAAGGTTGACTCTCTTCTCACCTTGCAAG GTTAATGTTTTCCTAAGAATAACCAACAAGAGGGAAGATGGTTTTCATGATTTGGCATCTCTTTTTCAT GTTATAAGTCTAGGAGATATACTGAAGTTCTCTTTGTCACCATCTAAAACTAAGGATAGTTTGTCAACTAATGTGTCTGGAGTTCCCCTTGATGATAGAAATTTG ATTATTAAGGCCCTTAACCTTTACAGGAAGAAGACTGGCAGTGAAAAATTCTTTTGG ATTCATCTTGACAAAAAGGTGCCAACTGGGGCAGGGCTTGGTGGTGGAAGCAGCAATGCTGCAACTGCACTGTGGGCAGCTAATCAGTTTAATGGTTGTCTTGCTACTGAGAAGGAACTCCAAGAATGGTCCAGTGAGATTGGTTCTGAtgttcccttctttttttctcaaggAGCAGCATATTGTACTGGTCAAGGCGAG GTTGTTCAGAATATTCCCCCACCAGTACCTCTTGACATTCCAATGGTTCTTATAAAGCCCCAGCAGGCATGTTCCACGGCTGAAGTTTACAAG TGCCTTCGGTTGGATCAAACTAGCAAGGTTGATCCTTTAACATTGCTGGAGAAGATCTCAACAAACGGAATATCTCAAGATGTTTGTATAAATGATTTGG AACCTCCCGCATTTGAAGTTCTCCCATCTCTTAGAAGATTAAAACAGCGTGTGAATGCAGCTAGTCGTGGACAATATGATGCTGTTTTTATGTCTGGGAG TGGAAGCACCATTGTTGGAATTGGTTCCCCAGATCCTCCACAATTTGTATATGATGATGAAGAATATCATGATGTGTTTTTGTCAG AGGCAAACTTTCTCACTCGTGAAGTAAATCAATGGTACAGAGAACCTGCATCAACAAGTGCTAGTACCTCACCCTCCAATTTTTCCCAGTCGATTGAGTAA
- the LOC115982789 gene encoding probable E3 ubiquitin-protein ligase RHC1A, protein MSNVGYTHWCYQCRQRLRLEGESACPHCGEGFFEELSEISEDVLSNSEDDSTHPIPDLFELMYTLMRQRSPDPRWELMDVVNGFLTQSRMAGGNTSIDVRGRNGLLPEQGWNAFGSGQYVVLNRIPSPSSNGSPGSGPGRADFDDYFMGPGFEAFIEHLSMNDRRGPPPASRSSIDAMPTIRITQAHMHTDSHCPVCKEKFELGSEARQMPCNHIYHTDCIVPWLVQHNSCPVCRLELPPQGNDSTRGSRSRGTGNNVSSSSSSSSSSSSSDYGGSGSRQNQGRRNAWANFWPFH, encoded by the coding sequence ATGTCAAATGTTGGATACACACACTGGTGCTACCAATGCAGACAGCGCTTAAGGCTTGAGGGAGAAAGTGCTTGCCCTCACTGTGGTGAAGGCTTTTTTGAAGAACTCAGTGAGATATCAGAAGATGTCCTATCCAATTCAGAAGATGATTCTACTCATCCAATACCCGATCTATTTGAACTCATGTACACATTGATGAGGCAGAGGAGTCCTGACCCAAGATGGGAACTTATGGATGTTGTTAATGGCTTTTTGACCCAGAGTAGAATGGCCGGAGGAAACACTAGTATCgatgttagggggagaaatgGTTTGCTTCCTGAACAGGGTTGGAACGCTTTTGGTTCTGGTCAATATGTTGTATTGAATCGCATTCCCAGTCCATCCTCTAATGGCAGTCCAGGAAGTGGACCTGGGCGAGCTGATTTTGATGACTACTTTATGGGCCCTGGATTTGAAGCATTCATCGAACATCTTTCTATGAATGATCGACGGGGTCCACCTCCAGCATCTCGTTCTTCAATTGATGCGATGCCCACTATTAGGATTACACAAGCACATATGCACACTGACTCACACTGTCCTGTCTGTAAGGAAAAATTTGAGTTGGGCTCTGAAGCAAGGCAGATGCCATGTAACCATATTTATCACACTGATTGTATTGTTCCTTGGTTGGTTCAGCACAACTCATGCCCTGTTTGCCGCCTTGAGCTGCCTCCTCAAGGGAATGATAGTACTCGTGGTAGTCGGAGTAGGGGCACAGGGAACAATgtcagcagcagcagcagcagcagcagcagcagtagTAGCAGTGACTATGGTGGCTCTGGTAGTCGGCAGAATCAGGGAAGGAGGAATGCATGGGCAAATTTTTGGCCGTTCCACTAA